The nucleotide sequence CTCGAGGACCTCCCGCTCTGACCTGCCTGATCACCCCCGCGCTCTGGGGGTGTTCCTCGCGCTCCCGGGCTTCTGCAGGACTGCCCGAGCACGAGCAACACCCCCAGAGCGCCGTCGTCCACAAGCGGCGGCTCCGTCCACGGAATCGCTCCGGCGATCGCTCGGCGGGCTACGGTCGACGCACGGTCGACGCATGTCCGAGCTGCCTGCCGTGCCCTCCGTCGTCCTGCGCCGCGAAGCCCTCGCCGAGGGGTGGGACGACGACGAACTGGCGCGAGCCGTGCGTTCGGGGGAACTGACCCGGTTGCGGCGCGGCGCCTACGTCGACGCCGTTCTCCCCGCCGAGCCCGCCGCACGCCACGCGTTGCTGGTGGAGGCGACCCTCGCGGGGCTGCGCCGGCCCTGCGTGGTCAGCCACCAGTCGGCCGCGGTCCTGCTGGGGCTGCCGTTGTGGGATGTTCCGCTCGATCGTGTCCACGTGACCCGATCTCCCGGCGCGTGGAGCGACCGGAGCCGGGTGCTGCGCTGTCACGTCGCGCGTATCCGCGACGACGAGGTCGTCGACGTCGCCGGTGTGCCGGTCACCGGCCCGGTCCGCACGATGCTCGACCTGGCGCGTTCACTGCCGCACGAGGCCGCCGTCGTCGCGCTGGACGCCGCCCTGCACCAGGGCCGGCTGTCGCACGACACCCTGCGCGCGCGGCTGTGCGACATCGTCGGGAGCCCCGGGTCGCGGAGCGCCGCACGCGTGGTCGCCGCCGCGGACGGGCGCAGCGAGAGCGTGGGCGAGAGCCGGAGCCGGGTGATCCTCCAGCGCTGGCAGCTGGTTCCCTCGGCGCTGCAGTTCGAGGTCCGGTCCGGCAACGGCGCTCTGGTGGCTCGAACGGATTTCGCATGGGAGGACGCGCGGCTGGTGGGCGAGTTCGACGGCCGGGTGAAGTACGGCCGGCTGCTGGGCGTGGGACAGGAGCCCGGCGATGCCGTGTTCG is from Blastococcus sp. HT6-4 and encodes:
- a CDS encoding type IV toxin-antitoxin system AbiEi family antitoxin domain-containing protein, with amino-acid sequence MSELPAVPSVVLRREALAEGWDDDELARAVRSGELTRLRRGAYVDAVLPAEPAARHALLVEATLAGLRRPCVVSHQSAAVLLGLPLWDVPLDRVHVTRSPGAWSDRSRVLRCHVARIRDDEVVDVAGVPVTGPVRTMLDLARSLPHEAAVVALDAALHQGRLSHDTLRARLCDIVGSPGSRSAARVVAAADGRSESVGESRSRVILQRWQLVPSALQFEVRSGNGALVARTDFAWEDARLVGEFDGRVKYGRLLGVGQEPGDAVFAEKRREDAVRDERWDVVRWVWAELAAPHRLAAKVRRAHERASRRLT